Proteins encoded in a region of the Lolium rigidum isolate FL_2022 unplaced genomic scaffold, APGP_CSIRO_Lrig_0.1 contig_27164_1, whole genome shotgun sequence genome:
- the LOC124680740 gene encoding uncharacterized protein LOC124680740: protein MARRRRESLSALPDELLEEILLRLPPDEPAWLLRASLVCKSWSHAISSPGFHCRLHELHRAPPVLGFLHHCRPQYKDTPQFVPTTASAFSLDAPKCRLWRAIDCRHGRALFCSESYDDLELLVWEPITGSEWRVSLKPVISRRAAISGAVFCAADGCDHRDCHGSPFRLVFVFRVNFGPVNFVTFVRVYSSETGTWGEPISVQCVYPLVFTSYSSVLVGRSLFYFMSDNGFILEYDLAKHRLTLLDAVEIDPAMRPNKFSLLMGEDGGMRVSQECYPHLKFWTRDASHARWVLTRVINLGNLLQIRDVVDAEVHVVGFVEGSNVIFVDTAVGLFTIELMSEHVRKVTGDRGFSNLIPVVGFYTPVPRGELQPLSSHSDETGGEEEKTVDKSFSTRGPLLSKRESLSTLSKVSGTTAISGNVPKCEPNEESVQGRSSKDDAGNSSTSDSNVECAPPSEKVYCVPWAVENQ from the exons ATGGCAAGGCGCCGCCGAGAATCGCTATCGGCTCTGCCGGACGAGCTCCTAGaagagatcctcctccgcctcccgccggaCGAACCAGCGTGGCTCCTACGCGCCTCCCTCGTCTGCAAGTCCTGGAGCCACGCCATCTCCAGCCCCGGCTTCCACTGCCGCCTCCACGAGCTCCACCGGGCACCCCCGGTGCTCGGCTTCCTCCACCACTGCCGGCCCCAGTATAAGGACACCCCGCAGTTCGTCCCCACCACCGCCTCAGCCTTCTCCCTCGACGCTCCCAAGTGCCGGTTATGGCGGGCCATCGACTGCCGCCACGGTCGCGCCCTATTCTGCTCCGAGTCCTACGATGATCTGGAACTCCTTGTGTGGGAGCCAATCACCGGCAGCGAGTGGCGCGTATCGTTAAAACCGGTGATCTCGAGAAGGGCCGCGATAAGCGGGGCTGTGTTCTGCGCAGCGGATGGGTGCGACCACCGCGACTGCCATGGCTCCCCCTTCCGCTTGGTCTTCGTCTTCCGTGTCAATTTCGGACCCGTAAATTTCGTCACATTTGTGCGCGTGTACTCGTCGGAGACTGGCACGTGGGGCGAGCCGATCTCGGTGCAATGCGTGTACCCGCTCGTATTTACAAGCTATTCCAGCGTGCTCGTCGGGAGATCTCTGTTCTATTTCATGTCTGACAATGGGTTCATCTTGGAATATGACTTGGCAAAACACCGCCTGACTTTGCTCGACGCGGTGGAGATCGATCCTGCCATGCGCCCGAACAAATTTAGCCTCCTAATGGGGGAGGACGGTGGGATGAGGGTTAGCCAAGAATGCTATCCACATCTCAAATTTTGGACTAGGGACGCGAGTCATGCGCGATGGGTGCTAACCCGGGTCATCAACCTAGGCAATTTGCTCCAAATTCGTGATGTCGTGGATGCGGAAGTGCATGTGGTGGGCTTTGTCGAAGGATCAAATGTCATTTTTGTTGACACGGCTGTCGGGCTCTTCACAATTGAGCTAATGTCGGAACATGTGAGGAAGGTGACCGGTGATCGTGGCTTCAGTAATTTGATTCCAGTTGTCGGCTTCTACACTCCTGTGCCTCGAGGTGAGCTCCAGCCACTCTCGAGCCATAGTGATGAAACAGGTGGTGAGGAGGAGAAAACAGTGGATAAGAGCTTTTCGACTAGGGGTCCATTGTTATCAAAGAGGGAGTCTTTGTCAACGCTTTCGAAGGTGTCAGGCACGACCGCAATATCAG GTAATGTTCCCAAGTGTGAACCAAATGAAGAATCAGTTCAGGGTCGAAGCAGCAAAGATGATGCCGGGAATTCATCGACCTCTGATAGCAACGTTGAGTGTGCTCCACCTTCAGAGAAAG TCTACTGTGTCCCGTGGGCTGTTGAGAATCAGTAG